In Microbacterium galbinum, a single window of DNA contains:
- a CDS encoding BLUF domain-containing protein: MTEEQPLVSVVYCSTATKPLSDGELADLLIISRRHNDARDITGLLLYRDGEFVQILEGDRYDVDQTMARINADPRHTDVRVLLEEPLHTRRFADWTMGYQPMIAPSPGEVRGYRDSFDDLRMGDHDMMGRALMELTMWFRVRESNTRISA, encoded by the coding sequence GTGACCGAAGAACAGCCACTCGTCTCTGTCGTCTACTGCAGCACTGCAACGAAACCGCTCAGCGACGGTGAACTTGCTGATCTTCTAATAATCAGCCGGCGCCATAACGACGCTCGCGATATCACGGGTCTTCTTCTCTACCGCGACGGCGAGTTCGTGCAGATCCTTGAGGGCGATCGATACGACGTCGATCAGACGATGGCTCGAATCAACGCAGACCCGAGGCACACGGACGTTCGTGTTCTGCTCGAGGAACCACTCCACACCCGCCGTTTCGCTGACTGGACCATGGGATACCAGCCTATGATCGCCCCGAGCCCCGGCGAGGTCCGCGGGTACCGCGATTCGTTTGATGACCTGCGAATGGGCGACCACGACATGATGGGGCGTGCCCTCATGGAACTCACGATGTGGTTCAGAGTCCGCGAATCCAATACGCGGATCAGCGCCTGA